Proteins from one Xenopus tropicalis strain Nigerian chromosome 1, UCB_Xtro_10.0, whole genome shotgun sequence genomic window:
- the mocs2 gene encoding molybdopterin synthase sulfur carrier subunit, producing the protein MTCEVSVLYFAKSSELAGVRSETLTVSQEITSQQLWDQLVHSHPSLCAIRDQVVLAVRQEYVPIGNELLTLNTGDEIAVIPPISGG; encoded by the exons GTTTCGGTGCTGTACTTTGCCAAGAGTTCTGAGCTAGCGGGAGTCCGTTCTGAGACTTTAACAGTATCGCAAGAAATCACATCTCAGCAACTCTGGGACCAACTTGTCCATTCTCACCCAAg TCTGTGTGCAATACGAGACCAAGTGGTTCTCGCTGTCCGTCAGGAGTATGTGCCCATTGGGAACGAGCTGCTGACCCTAAATACAGGTGACGAGATTGCAGTTATTCCACCAATCAGTGGGGGCTGA
- the LOC105945135 gene encoding molybdopterin synthase catalytic subunit, with protein MNEDAEEPQEFIKITHSRLSADEVSQLVTSPSCGAVSIFIGSTRNTFDGKKVVRLEYECYIPMAEMEIKKIFLDVRRQWPHVKHLAVHHRLGLVPVSEASVVIAVSSPHRSDSLDAVKYCINRLKATVPIWKKEVYEEESYSWKENKECFWKDQDEI; from the exons ATGAATGAAGATGCAGAGGAGCCTCAGGAATTCATTAAGATAACACACAGCAGACTGTCAGCTGATGAAGTCTCCCAGTTAGTTACTTCTCCTTCTTGTGGGGCTGTTTCCATCTTTATTG GTAGTACAAGAAATACCTTTGATGGGAAGAAAGTTGTTCGGCTGGAGTATGAATGCTATATACCCATGGCAGAAATGGAAATTAAGAAAATCTTCCTAGATGTAAGGCGGCAATGGCCACATGTGAAGCATTTGGCTGTTCATCATAGACTTGG ACTGGTGCCTGTGTCAGAAGCTAGCGTGGTTATAGCTGTTTCCTCACCACACAGATCTGACTCTTTGGATGCTGtgaaatattgtataaacagGTTAAAAGCAACAGTGCCTATCTGGAAAAAG GAAGTCTATGAAGAGGAGAGCTACTCATGGAAAGAGAATAAAGAGTGCTTTTGGAAAGACCAAGATGAAATATGA